The nucleotide window CCTGGTGGAGGCCAACCTGCGCACCTTCGACCGCTGTTTCCACCACTTCGACGAGTGCCTCTCGCCCGAGCCGGCCGACGCCGGCAGCCGTCCCGCGTCCGGACCCGTCGTCGGCTACCGCACCGCCCCGGCGGGCGGGATCCTGCCCACCCCGGGCAACACCATCGCCAAGAACATGGGCATCTCCCGCCAGGGCTTCCTGCCCGTGCTCCACCGGGAGCTCTGCGCCGACTGCGGCATCTGCGACCTGGTCTGCCCGGACTTCTGCCTGGTCTGGGAGCCCACCGGACGGACGGTGAACGGCTACCCCGGCGTGAGGCTGGTCGGCATCGACTACCAGTACTGCAAGGGCTGCCTCCACTGCGTCCAGGAGTGCCCCACCGGGGCGCTCACCAAGGAGCGGGAGATCGGCGACATCGCCGGACGCCTGCGGGTTCCCCTGTTCGGGTCCCGACCCGTGGCAGTGGCAGCGGAAGGGAGGTAGCGACGCCATGGCCATTCGCGCGCGTGATCTCGCCCGGGGTGCAGCGCAAGGCACCGCACGGCGCCGGCCCGCCCAGGTGGCCGGCTTCAAGTCCGGCAACGAGATGGCGGCCCTGGCGGCGAGCCAGATCAACTTCCACCTGATGGGCTATTACCCCATCACCCCCTCCACCGAGATCGCCGAGCTGCTCGACGAGATGAAGGCCGAGGGGCTGCACGACATCGCGATGGTGCCCGCGGACGGCGAACACGGCGCCGCCGGCATCTGCTACGGCGCCTCGGTGGGCGGCGGGCGGGTCTTCAACGCCACCTCGGCCAACGGCTACCTCTACGCCCTGGAGCAGATGCCGGTGCAGGCCGGCACCCGCATGCCCGCGGTGCTGGACCTGGTCACCCGCACCGTCTCGGGGCCGCTGGACATCCGGGGCGACCACTCCGACCTCTACTTCGCCCTCAACACAGGTTGGATCGTGCTGCTCGCCCGGGACCCCCAGGCGGTCTACGACATGAACATCATCGCCGTGCGCCTCAGCGAGCACCCCGACGTGCGGCTGCCGGTGATCGTCGCCTTCGACGGCTTCTTCACCAGCCACCAGAAGCGGCGGGTCTCGTTCTTCCCGGACCGGGAGCCGGTGCAGGCCTTCCTGGGGCCACGGCCGGACTTCCCCCACGCCCTGGATCCCCAGCGTCCCATCACCTTCGGCCCTTACATGAACGACCCGGACCTCATCAACAACAAGTACCAGCTCCACCTGGCGATGGAAGCGGCCCGGCGGGTGCTGCCTGAGCTTTACGCCGAGTGGGCGGAGCTCACCGGCCGGGAGTACCGCACGGTGGACCTCTACCGCATGGAGGACGCCGAGGCGGCCGTCTTCCTGCTCAACTCCGCCGCCGAGACCGCCAAGGAGGTGGCCGACCAGCTGCGGGCCGAGGGCCGGAAGGTGGGCGTGATCAGCCTCAACGTCCTGCGCCCCTTCCCGGCGGAGGAGATCCGCCGGGCGCTGCGGAGCGTGAAGGCGGTGCTCGTGGGCGACCGGGCAGACTCGTACGGTTCCTGCGGCGGCAACCTCACCCACGAGGTGAAGGCGGCCCTGAAGGACGACCCCGAGAACCGGACCCTGGTCCTCTCCCGGGTCTACGGCCTGGGCGGCCTGGAGTTCGACCCTGCGGACGCCCGGACGTTCTTCGAAGCGGCGCTGGAGGCCGCCGAGACCGGCCGGGTCGCCGTGCCCTTCGACTACCACGGCGCCTCCCCCGCCGGTAGCGGGCAGGGGCTGCCCCCGGGACTCCCGCCACTGGACCCCGAGGCGCTGCGGCTGCCGCTGGTCCAGGTGAAGGAGGACCCCACCGGCGGCCCGCTCCAGGTGGAGCACGCCCCGCTCTGGGCGTTCCGGAACCGCCCCGGGCGCATCGCCCCCGGCCACGGCGCCTGCCCCGGCTGCGGGATCTTCCCCTCCCTCGACCAGTTCTTCCGGGCCATCTCGGGGGACGTGGTGGTCCTCTTCCAGACGGGCTGTGCCATGGTGGTGACCACGGGCTACCCCTACACGGCGCATCGGGTGACGTACATTCACAACCTCTTCCAGAACGGCGCCGCGACCCTGTCCGGCCTGGTGGAGATGTTCCACGAGCGGAAGCGCCGGGGCGAGATCCAGGTACGGGACGACTTCACCTTCGTCATGGTCACCGGTGACGGCGGCATGGACATCGGCATGGGCCCGGCCATCGGCACCGCCCTGCGGGGACACCGGCTGATCATCCTGGAGTACGACAACGAGGGCTACATGAACACCGGGTCCCAGCTCTCCTATTCCACCCCCCTGGGCCACATGACCAGCACCAGCCACGTCGGGTCGCACCAGGCGGGCAAGTGGTTCCACCACAAGGACACGCCGCAGATCATGGCCGCCTGCCACATCCCCTACGTCTTCACCGCCGCCCAGTCCTACCCCGAGGACCTGATCCGCAAGGCCGCCAAGGCCCAGTGGTACGCCCAGAACGCGGGGCCGGTCTACGGCAAGATCCTCATCGCCTGCCCGCTCAACTGGCGGTCGGAGGAGTCGATGACGACGGAGATCCTGCAGGCCGCCGTCAACTCCTGCTTCTTCCCGCTGTACGAAATCGAGAAGGGCAAGACTCGCATCACCTACGATCCGGAGGCCCTGGGCAAGCGGGTCCCGGTGCGGGAGTGGGCCGCCCTCATGGGCAAGACCCGCCACCTGCTGAAGGACCCGGAGCTGTTGGCCGAGATCGAGGCGGAGGTCGACCGCCGCTGGCAGCGCCTGAAGGCGATGCACGAGCACCCGCTGCTGTAGGAGGGAGGAACCGGCATGTACCGCATCCTGAAGAAGCGCCAGCTCACCCCGGTTACAGCCCTCTACGTCATCGATGCGCCGCTGGTGGCGCGCACCGCCCGGCCGGGGCAGTTCGTGATCCTGCGGGTCGACGAGGGCGGCGAGCGGATCCCCGTCACCATCACCGACTTTGACCCCGAGGCCGGCACCGTCACCATCGTGGTGCAGCAGGTGGGCAAGACCACCCACTGGCTGGCGCAGCACGGCGAGGGCG belongs to Symbiobacterium terraclitae and includes:
- a CDS encoding thiamine pyrophosphate-dependent enzyme, which codes for MAIRARDLARGAAQGTARRRPAQVAGFKSGNEMAALAASQINFHLMGYYPITPSTEIAELLDEMKAEGLHDIAMVPADGEHGAAGICYGASVGGGRVFNATSANGYLYALEQMPVQAGTRMPAVLDLVTRTVSGPLDIRGDHSDLYFALNTGWIVLLARDPQAVYDMNIIAVRLSEHPDVRLPVIVAFDGFFTSHQKRRVSFFPDREPVQAFLGPRPDFPHALDPQRPITFGPYMNDPDLINNKYQLHLAMEAARRVLPELYAEWAELTGREYRTVDLYRMEDAEAAVFLLNSAAETAKEVADQLRAEGRKVGVISLNVLRPFPAEEIRRALRSVKAVLVGDRADSYGSCGGNLTHEVKAALKDDPENRTLVLSRVYGLGGLEFDPADARTFFEAALEAAETGRVAVPFDYHGASPAGSGQGLPPGLPPLDPEALRLPLVQVKEDPTGGPLQVEHAPLWAFRNRPGRIAPGHGACPGCGIFPSLDQFFRAISGDVVVLFQTGCAMVVTTGYPYTAHRVTYIHNLFQNGAATLSGLVEMFHERKRRGEIQVRDDFTFVMVTGDGGMDIGMGPAIGTALRGHRLIILEYDNEGYMNTGSQLSYSTPLGHMTSTSHVGSHQAGKWFHHKDTPQIMAACHIPYVFTAAQSYPEDLIRKAAKAQWYAQNAGPVYGKILIACPLNWRSEESMTTEILQAAVNSCFFPLYEIEKGKTRITYDPEALGKRVPVREWAALMGKTRHLLKDPELLAEIEAEVDRRWQRLKAMHEHPLL